A portion of the Paucilactobacillus hokkaidonensis JCM 18461 genome contains these proteins:
- the acpS gene encoding holo-ACP synthase, with protein MIFGTGIDLTEISRIDQMQVKHPHFADKVLTSKELLQYDQLKGQSKREFLAGRFSLKESFSKAYGTGIGEQLSFQDIEILNNEVGRPILTHTVFDGEAHVSVSHIHDLVVTQVILEKESV; from the coding sequence ATGATTTTTGGAACCGGAATTGATTTAACTGAAATAAGTCGAATTGATCAGATGCAGGTTAAGCATCCACATTTTGCTGACAAGGTCTTAACAAGTAAAGAATTGTTACAATACGATCAGTTAAAGGGACAAAGCAAGCGTGAATTTCTTGCTGGTCGCTTCTCACTGAAAGAATCGTTTTCTAAAGCTTATGGAACGGGCATAGGAGAACAATTATCATTTCAAGATATTGAAATTTTAAACAATGAAGTTGGCCGACCAATTCTGACACACACTGTGTTTGATGGTGAGGCGCATGTTTCTGTTTCACACATTCATGACCTTGTTGTTACGCAGGTCATCTTAGAAAAGGAGTCAGTTTAA
- a CDS encoding DEAD/DEAH box helicase produces the protein MKFSELGLSESLLKAVKRSGYEEATPIQAETIPMVLDGKDVIGEAQTGTGKTAAFGLPIIEHIDPSNPEIQALVISPTRELAIQTQEELYRLGQDKKAKVQVVYGGADIRRQINNLKNHPQILVGTPGRLLDHINRRTVKLAHIQTLVLDEADEMLNMGFLEDIESIIKQTPDSRQTLLFSATMPAAIRKIGVHFMKDAQQVKIKAKELTTELIDQYYVRSRDFEKFDTMTRLIDVQDPDLTIVFGRTKRRVDELSKGLATRGYNAAGIHGDLTQQRRTQIMNRFKAGKIDILVATDVAARGLDISGVTHVYNYDIPQDPDSYVHRIGRTGRAGHHGVSLTFVTPNEMDYLREIEKLTKVRMLPLKPPSQEEAFKGQLANALSEVESLISATDTAKFSSQAEELLNQHDPVELVAALLNDITKNDASATPVKITPERPLPSHKKGGNGGGRRGGGSRNGGHGGYRGNSSNRRRGSSSHSDNHGGGGRSGNRSNSNHSSSSRHSYSIHKKD, from the coding sequence TTGAAGTTTAGCGAATTAGGCCTATCAGAAAGCCTATTAAAAGCAGTGAAGCGTAGTGGCTACGAGGAAGCAACTCCTATTCAAGCCGAAACGATTCCAATGGTCTTAGACGGTAAAGATGTTATTGGAGAAGCCCAAACTGGGACAGGTAAAACTGCTGCATTTGGTTTACCAATCATCGAGCATATAGATCCAAGCAATCCAGAAATCCAGGCATTAGTAATTTCACCAACCCGTGAGTTGGCAATTCAAACTCAAGAAGAATTATATCGATTGGGTCAAGATAAAAAAGCTAAAGTCCAAGTGGTTTATGGTGGGGCCGACATTCGTCGCCAAATCAACAATTTAAAGAACCATCCCCAAATCTTGGTTGGAACACCAGGCCGACTATTAGATCATATTAATCGTCGGACAGTTAAGTTAGCGCACATTCAGACATTAGTTTTGGATGAAGCTGACGAAATGCTTAACATGGGATTCTTAGAAGATATTGAATCAATTATTAAACAAACACCTGATTCACGGCAGACGTTGCTGTTTTCAGCAACTATGCCAGCAGCAATTCGAAAAATTGGCGTTCATTTTATGAAGGATGCACAACAAGTTAAGATCAAGGCCAAGGAATTAACGACCGAATTAATTGATCAATACTATGTTCGTTCTCGTGATTTTGAAAAATTTGATACAATGACTCGTTTAATTGATGTACAAGATCCGGACCTAACCATTGTGTTTGGTCGGACTAAACGACGTGTTGATGAATTATCAAAGGGTCTTGCAACCCGTGGTTACAATGCCGCTGGAATTCATGGTGATTTAACACAGCAACGCCGTACTCAAATTATGAATCGGTTTAAGGCTGGTAAGATTGATATCTTAGTAGCTACTGATGTGGCTGCTCGTGGATTGGATATTTCTGGTGTCACACATGTGTACAACTATGATATTCCACAAGATCCGGACAGTTATGTTCATCGTATTGGTCGTACCGGCCGTGCCGGACATCATGGTGTTTCATTAACGTTTGTAACTCCTAATGAAATGGATTACTTACGTGAAATTGAAAAGCTTACTAAGGTGCGTATGTTGCCACTTAAGCCACCTTCACAAGAAGAGGCATTCAAAGGGCAATTAGCTAACGCTTTGAGTGAGGTTGAAAGTTTGATTTCAGCCACAGACACTGCTAAATTTTCAAGTCAGGCTGAAGAATTATTGAATCAGCATGATCCTGTGGAATTAGTGGCAGCATTGCTAAATGACATTACCAAAAATGATGCCAGTGCAACGCCAGTTAAGATTACACCAGAACGTCCATTACCAAGCCACAAAAAAGGTGGTAACGGTGGCGGACGTCGTGGCGGCGGTAGTCGTAATGGCGGTCATGGTGGCTATCGTGGCAACTCATCAAATCGTCGACGTGGTTCATCTTCTCATAGTGATAACCATGGTGGCGGTGGTCGCTCAGGTAATCGTTCGAATAGCAACCATTCAAGTTCAAGTCGTCATTCATACAGTATTCATAAAAAAGATTAA